In Gammaproteobacteria bacterium (ex Lamellibrachia satsuma), a single genomic region encodes these proteins:
- the arsJ gene encoding organoarsenical effux MFS transporter ArsJ — protein sequence MDNNLRNYLTVTGGYWAFTITDGAIRMLVVLYFHLLGYSPFEVAMLFLFYEFFGIVTNLVGGWLGARIGLNLTMHIGMGMQVVALLALTVPDALLSVPFVMAAQALSGIAKDLNKMSAKASVKTLSGGGESKLFKYVAVLTGSKNALKGAGFFIGAALLEWIGFRAALAVLAGMLLVVLVVTAVLLPSGVGKMKSKPKFTQVFSKIPAINWLSAARFFLFGSRDVWFVVGLPVFLYDVLKWEFSWVGGFLALWVIGYGFVQAAAPRVVRHTHHGQGPGGNTARNSAFLLVFIPAGLALALGQGWDSQVVLILGLILFGIVFAINSAVHSYLILAYSDFDKVSMNVGFYYMANAGGRLVGTMLSGWAYQTQGLVGCLWWSAGFLLVAALLSFRLPDVPHEKKEAVDV from the coding sequence ATGGATAATAACCTCAGAAACTACCTGACAGTCACCGGCGGCTATTGGGCCTTTACCATCACCGACGGTGCCATCCGCATGTTGGTGGTACTCTACTTCCACCTGCTGGGCTATTCGCCCTTCGAGGTGGCGATGTTGTTTCTCTTCTATGAGTTCTTCGGCATTGTCACCAACCTGGTGGGGGGGTGGCTGGGAGCACGTATCGGCCTGAATCTCACCATGCATATCGGTATGGGGATGCAGGTGGTGGCACTGTTGGCGCTCACTGTGCCGGATGCCTTGCTCTCCGTACCTTTTGTGATGGCTGCCCAGGCGTTGTCTGGCATCGCAAAAGATCTGAACAAGATGTCTGCCAAGGCCAGCGTGAAAACCTTAAGCGGTGGTGGTGAGTCGAAGCTGTTCAAGTATGTTGCCGTGCTTACCGGCTCCAAGAACGCCCTCAAGGGGGCGGGGTTCTTTATCGGAGCGGCCCTGTTGGAGTGGATCGGTTTTCGGGCAGCGCTGGCTGTGCTGGCGGGTATGTTGCTGGTAGTGCTGGTGGTAACAGCCGTGTTATTGCCCTCCGGTGTGGGCAAGATGAAATCCAAACCCAAGTTCACCCAGGTATTCTCCAAGATTCCGGCGATCAACTGGCTGTCGGCGGCCCGCTTCTTCCTGTTCGGTTCCCGTGATGTCTGGTTTGTGGTGGGTCTGCCGGTGTTCCTCTATGACGTGCTGAAGTGGGAGTTCTCCTGGGTGGGTGGTTTCCTGGCGCTGTGGGTGATCGGCTACGGTTTCGTGCAGGCCGCCGCTCCAAGAGTGGTACGGCACACTCATCACGGTCAGGGGCCTGGCGGCAATACTGCGCGCAACTCTGCCTTTCTGCTTGTGTTCATCCCCGCAGGCTTAGCTCTGGCGTTGGGGCAGGGATGGGATTCGCAAGTGGTGCTGATCCTCGGTCTGATTCTTTTCGGTATCGTCTTTGCCATCAACTCAGCTGTGCACTCGTATTTGATTCTTGCCTATTCCGATTTTGACAAGGTCTCGATGAATGTCGGTTTTTATTATATGGCGAATGCAGGCGGCCGGTTGGTGGGTACAATGCTCTCCGGTTGGGCCTACCAGACGCAGGGGCTGGTGGGGTGTCTCTGGTGGTCGGCCGGGTTCTTGTT